One Camelus ferus isolate YT-003-E chromosome 21, BCGSAC_Cfer_1.0, whole genome shotgun sequence genomic region harbors:
- the THEM5 gene encoding acyl-coenzyme A thioesterase THEM5, with protein MIRRGFQVAAGLGRHRALLRAPLLLPRINPASAFGSSTDLRVSRFCRPKADLKDYALPNASWCPDMLSLYHEFLEKTKTDDWVKLPSFKSNRQHIQGFKLPLGLEVTSDKNDWRIITRCTEVEGQGYEYVIFFHPREKKSVCLFQPGPYLEGIPGFAHGGSLATMTDEAFSKTAYLAGEGLFTLNFSIKYKNFVPVGSLAVLNINVEKIEDQKMYLSCIIQSRDQQTVYAKASGVFLQMQLEEESPQ; from the exons ATGATCAGGCGAGGCTTCCAGGTGGCAGCAGGACTTGGGCGCCACAGAGCCCTTCTTCGtgcccccctcctcctgcccagaaTCAACCCTGCCTCAGCGTTCGGATCCTCCACAGACTTACGG GTCTCAAGATTCTGTCGGCCAAAGGCAGATCTGAAGGATTATGCCCTTCCCAATGCTAGCTGGTGTCCAGACATGCTAAGCCTGTACCACGAATTTCTGGAGAAGACCAAGACTGATGACTGGGTCAAATTGCCCTCCTTCAAGTCCAACAGACAGCACATCCAGGGGTTCAAGCTCCCATTGGGATTAGAGGTTACCTCAG ACAAAAATGACTGGCGCATTATCACCAGGTGCACTGAAGTGGAAGGACAAGGCTATGAGTATGTCATCTTTTTCCATCCGAGGGAGAAGAAGTCCGTCTGTCTTTTCCAACCAGGCCCCTATCTGGAGGGGATCCCAGG gtttgCCCACGGAGGGTCCCTGGCAACCATGACGGATGAGGCGTTTTCTAAAACTGCTTACCTGGCCGGAGAGGGGCTGTTCACATTAAACTTCAGTATCAAGTACAAAAA CTTTGTCCCAGTGGGCTCTCTGGCTGTGCTGAACATCAATGTGGAAAAGATTGAGGACCAGAAGATGTACCTGTCCTGCATCATCCAGAGCAGAGACCAGCAGACAGTTTATGCCAAAGCCTCAG GTGTTTTCCTCCAGATGCAGCTGGAAGAAGAGTCACCCCAATAA